DNA sequence from the Methanolobus psychrophilus R15 genome:
CTCGACATCCATCTCACCAAGATACCTGGCAGCTTCCCTGAGCACCTTGAAGAAGACGTTGACACCCACGGAATAGTTAGGGGATATTATCCCTGCCACATTGTTTTTTAGGATGGCAGCCTCAATAATTGCTTTCTGGTCATCGGTAAAGCCGGTGGTACCAATGACAAGATTTACACCGCAATTTGCCCCCTTTGGGGCGTTTACAACAGTTGCCCCTGCAATTGTGAAATCAACCAGCACATTAGTACCTGATGACTTTAGTACGGACTCTATATCCTTTATGTCAGAGATTGGAACATTAAGAGTACCTAACTGGGCAACCTCTCCCACATCCAGTCCTATATTCACAAGGTCAAATGCTGCTGAAAGCCTGGCACCTTCTACTTTGAGGATGTTGGAGATGATGAGTTTACCCATCTTTCCTGATGCGCCTGTAACTGCTATATTGATCATGCTATACACCCGAGTTCACGAAGTACGTTTTTCAGGATCATGTCATTCCCTTCGCTTAGTTGCGCCAGCGGCAGCCTTAGATCCCCTCTTGCAAGACCCATGAGTTCCACAGCACGCTTAACAGGGATAGGATTTGTCTCTGAGAACAGGGCACGTGTGAGTGGCGCCATCCTGAAGTGCATTTCCCTTGCAGTCTTCAGATCGCCCTTGCGGGCTGCTTCCACGAGCTTTACCATCATCCCCGGAACAACGTTCGCGACCACCGAGATAACACCGACACCGCCAAGAGATATAATTGGCAGTGTCAGACCATCCTCGCCGGAAAGGACTTCAAAGTCCTCATCCGCAGTCAGCTCAAGGATACGAGAAACCTTCTCGACACTTCCGCTTGCTTCCTTGACAGCTACGATGTTGCCCACCTTTGCAAGTTCGGCTATGATCTCTGCCGAAACATCCTGTCCGGTGCGGGAGGGTACATTATACAGAATGATAGGAATATCAGCGGAATCCGCAATAGTCTTAAAATGAGCAAGAAGCCCTGCTTTATTGGACTTGTTGTAATAGGGGGAGATTACAAGAGCCGCATCGGCCCCTGCATCTGCCGCATGCCTTGTCAGTTCGACAGCTTCGACCGTGTTGTTGGAACCCGTGCCGGCGATTACCGGGACATTGGCGCAATCCATGGAAAGGTTAATGAGCTGTTTATGCTCCGCCATCGCGAGGGTTGCCGACTCGCCAGTTGTGCCACAGGCCACAATACCTGAAACACCGCCTTCTTCAACAAATGTGACAATCTTCCGGAAACTTTCGGAGTCAATTGTATTGTCCTTTGAGAATGGGGTTACAAGCGCAGGTAAAACTCCTTCGAACATGGGACATCCCTTCAAAGGATTACTCTTTGGGCTTGTGTGTGATCTTTCTTGTCACGTAACCTGCAACACGGTTCCTGATAACTTTACTCTCTATGGTGGTGTACTTTGTTACAAGGAGCTTGTTTGCGTCAAAGTCCCCTGTAAAGGAGTCGCTATACTTGTCAACTAAGCGTAGTGAGATAGTCTTGATGTTGTTCTGTCTAATATTTCCCATGATGATTCTCCATTGATATGTAATAAGACTGTAAACTTTATGACAATAAGTTGTAACGGCTTATAATAAATACCCTTACATTTATATCTTTTGGATTGCCGGAATAGACCTTCAACCTTAATTAAATGTCGGTCTTGCCAAGCAGCCGGTCCGTAGTACCTGCATCCCTGAATACTTTTTCCCTGATGCCCTTGCGGTTTATGAAAAGCCCGATAAAGACTACAAGAAGCCCCGGATTCGGGAACATGGAAGTAAGCAGGACACCGAGGAGCACAACAGTTGAGGCTATAAGCCCCTTAAAGGCTCCTTTACGATACGAAGCCAGACCCGTGCGCCTGTAGATGCGGATATCGCGCAGGGTGAGGAAAAGGACAACAATATAAGCTGACATTGCGATATATAGATACATTCTTCACCTGATGATTAATTCAATCGGTAGATTCCAGTACCTTTAGGGAATACTTTCATTGCGCTACCAATAGCTTAATAAAAGTACTTATTATATAAAAATAATCTCAATGAACAGGTCACCGCACAGCAGGATAACGATGCATGTGGATATGGACAGTTTTTATTCTTCCGTTGAGGTAAGGGAGCAGCCTGAACTTAAGGGTTTGCCTGTGGTCGTAGGCTCCGATCCAAAAGGAGGGAAAGGAAGAGGAGTTGTCAGCACCTGTTCATATGAAGCCCGAAAATTCGGAATCCATTCAGCAATGCCCATATCCAGAGCCTACAGGCTCTGCCCTGGGGCCATCTACCTGCCTGTTAATATGAGTCTTTACAAAGAAACATCGGACAACATAATGGAAATACTGCGTATATTTGCAGACAGGTTCCAGCAGGTCAGCGTTGATGAGGCCTACCTGGATGTAGGGGACAGCATAGAGGATTACCTGTCAGCTACCCTGCTTGCGCGAAAAATCAAGTGCGAGGTGCTTTCTAAGCAGGGCCTGACCTGTTCTATTGGGGTCGCACCCAATAAGGTCATTGCCAAAATAGCTTCCGATATCAACAAGCCCGACGGACTGACGGTTGTAAGACCTGAGGAAACAGAAAGTTTCCTCCATCCCCTTTGCGTGTCCAGAATACCCGGGATTGGAAAAAAGACGCAACCATTATTGAAAGAGATTGGTATAGACACGATAGGACAGCTTGCAACAGCTGATGTGCAGCTCCTGATATCACGTTTCGGGAAATATGGCCTTGTAATGCACCAGCTTGCAAACGGCATTGATCCCAGGCAAGTAAAAGAGAAGGAAGAGGTAAAGTCCATCAGTACAGAGGATACCTTTGACGAAGACATTTCCGATCCTGGACTAATAAAAAGCGTGTTCTGTGAGCTTGCTGAGAAAGTGCATACCGAACTTACAAAAAAGAAGTTTCGCTTCAGGACGGTTGGCATAAGGGTCCGCTTTGATGATTTCAGGACCTATACAAGAGCTAAGACCCTGCATGCAGCAACGACCGATAAGATGTCAATAACAAAAGTGGCTGTTGAGCTGATGGAAGAGTTCATGGGCCGTGGCAGGTTCAGGTTGCTTGGGGTGGGGGTCAGCAAACTCGAAAAAATCGATGAGAGGCAGACATTCCTGAGCGATTTTTTATGACGCGGGGCAACTGCGGATTGAAAGCCTAAAACGGCAGCCATATTTGGGCTTATTTAAAAAATATAATTAATATAAAATATGCAGTACCAGCAAAAAGTCTTGTGCAGACATAGATTTTTATTCTTAAGATATCTATTTTCAGCTTAAATGTATCGATAGATACAGCCCATAGTTCAGAGGGAAATACCTGATGAAAAATAAAGCCAAAAACTACCAGAACAAATGCAAAAGCAGACCAAGGACACTCGGGCCTGTCTCACGTCTTGAAGAACATGTGAATCCGGAATGGTGGAAAAAGATATTCAATTCCCTTTACCTGAAAACAGATGCAGATATAGTGGATGATGCCTCCATCACCAGGCAGGAGATAGACACTTTTCACAACATTCTCAAACTAACGCCTGAGAGTCACGTGCTTGACCTGTGCTGCGGGCAGGGAAGGCATACACTGGAACTTGCAAGAAGAGGGGTCAAGAATGTGGAAGGGCTGGACAGGTCCCACTATCTTATCCAGAGGGCAAAGGCA
Encoded proteins:
- a CDS encoding SSU ribosomal protein S17E, whose protein sequence is MGNIRQNNIKTISLRLVDKYSDSFTGDFDANKLLVTKYTTIESKVIRNRVAGYVTRKITHKPKE
- a CDS encoding dihydrodipicolinate synthase translates to MFEGVLPALVTPFSKDNTIDSESFRKIVTFVEEGGVSGIVACGTTGESATLAMAEHKQLINLSMDCANVPVIAGTGSNNTVEAVELTRHAADAGADAALVISPYYNKSNKAGLLAHFKTIADSADIPIILYNVPSRTGQDVSAEIIAELAKVGNIVAVKEASGSVEKVSRILELTADEDFEVLSGEDGLTLPIISLGGVGVISVVANVVPGMMVKLVEAARKGDLKTAREMHFRMAPLTRALFSETNPIPVKRAVELMGLARGDLRLPLAQLSEGNDMILKNVLRELGCIA
- a CDS encoding dihydrodipicolinate reductase, whose translation is MINIAVTGASGKMGKLIISNILKVEGARLSAAFDLVNIGLDVGEVAQLGTLNVPISDIKDIESVLKSSGTNVLVDFTIAGATVVNAPKGANCGVNLVIGTTGFTDDQKAIIEAAILKNNVAGIISPNYSVGVNVFFKVLREAARYLGEMDVEIIEAHHNQKKDAPSGTAKKAADIISEALGGKEYVCGREGLAPRGREIGIHAVRGGDIIGDHTVLFAGDGERIEIKHQAHSRQAFAGGAVKAAMWIARAKPGLYTMEDILGL
- a CDS encoding DNA-directed DNA polymerase, giving the protein MHVDMDSFYSSVEVREQPELKGLPVVVGSDPKGGKGRGVVSTCSYEARKFGIHSAMPISRAYRLCPGAIYLPVNMSLYKETSDNIMEILRIFADRFQQVSVDEAYLDVGDSIEDYLSATLLARKIKCEVLSKQGLTCSIGVAPNKVIAKIASDINKPDGLTVVRPEETESFLHPLCVSRIPGIGKKTQPLLKEIGIDTIGQLATADVQLLISRFGKYGLVMHQLANGIDPRQVKEKEEVKSISTEDTFDEDISDPGLIKSVFCELAEKVHTELTKKKFRFRTVGIRVRFDDFRTYTRAKTLHAATTDKMSITKVAVELMEEFMGRGRFRLLGVGVSKLEKIDERQTFLSDFL